The Deinococcus multiflagellatus genome contains the following window.
CCTGTTTGCCCGCTTCAAGGACCTGGCCGACCGCAAGGGCCAGATCTACGCCGACGACCTGCGCGCCTTGGTGGAAGCCCGAAGCGACATTCCGCAGACCTTTACCCTGGAAGGTTTTCAGATCACCAGCGGCATGAACATGACGCCTGTGGCCTTTGTGCGCCTGCAGACCCCCGACGGCCCGGTGGACGCCACCGCCCACGGCGACGGCCCGGTAGAGGCGGCGATTCAGGCCATCAACCGCATCACGCAAATTACCCCGGAGCTGGAAACCTACCGCATTCAGGCGGTCACGGGCGGCGGGGACGCGCTGGGCGAGGTCAGCATAGGGGCGCGCTACGGCGAAACCAGTCTGCACGGCACAGGCGTGGCCACCGATGTGGTGGAGGCCAGCGCGCGGGCGTGGCTGCGGGTGATCAATCAGGTGGTGGCGGGCATGGGCAAGACGCGCAGCATCACCCAGACGACGCCGTGAGGGGGCAGGGGGCGGATGGCCAATGGCCGATGGCACAGGGCGGACAGCTGGGGGAGGCCCAGGCTCCGGTGCTAGAAATTGCCTTGCTGACGATTCGCCGGGGATTGACACCTGCCTTCGAGGAGGCGTTCGCTGAGGCGCAGGGCATCATTTCGGCCATGCCTGGGTATCTGCGCCACTCGCTCCAGCGCTGTGCCGAGGATGATCATCGCTACGCCCTGCTGGTCTGGTGGACAACGTTGGAGGCACATACCATCGGCTTTCGGGGCAGCCCGGACTACCAGCAGTGGCGGGCGCTGCTGCACCACTTTTACGACCCGTTTCCCACGGTCGAGCATTTTACGGAGGTGGGTCTCTGACCCGGCCGTTACGCGTGGTGTTCCTCTGCACGCAGAACAAACTGAGGAGCCTGACCGCCGAGGTTTTATTCCGGGAAACCGGCGAATGGGAGGTGGTGTCGGCGGGCACGCATCCGGCGGCGCTGACGCCACTCACGCGGGATCTGCTGGAGTGGGCGGATGTGGCGGTGTGTATGCAAAAGCAGCACCGCGATGTGGTGCGCACGCAGTTTCGCGGCGCCCTGCCTGATGAGCGCGTTGTCACCCTGGGCATTCCCGACAACTACGAGTTCATGGCGCCGGAACTTGTGACGCTGCTGCAGCAGAAGGTTCCTGCGCGTCTGGGCACCCTGACACCCCGTACTGCGCCAGCGGATTAACCCTTCAAACGTTCTGCCGGCAGGACTCGTGGCAGCATGGCGGGGTGAATCCTTTGCTTCTGCGCACCGCCCTCATTACCGGCGTCGTGATCGGCCTGCTGAATATCGTCTTTGCTGCGCTGGACTATGGCCTGGACAACCTGCCCCTGTGGTTTTACGCCGCGCAACTGCTGCTGCTGCCCGCCATGATCCTGCCCATGCGGTACTTCCCTCAGGCGTCGGTGACGCGGGATTTTCTGCAGCGGGCGGGGCTGTTCGCTCTGGGCTGGGCGGTCCCCTTTGCCATCTACAAATTTGCCCACGATGTCCTGAACCCGGTCTTTGATCCGGTGTCGTCGCTGATTTCGTATGTGGTGACGGTGCTCCTCTTCTCGCTGATCTTTGCAGCCATTCGGCGGCCCAAGGCGGGCTGATCCGGAGGCAGCGGCCCAGGTGGTCTGCCAACGTGCTCTGCCCCGCCCACCCAGACCAAACGAAAGACCCCCTCCAACTTGGAGGGGGTCTCTCTGGTGCGTCGCTTATCGGCCGGAGGGCACGAACTCGCGGTCGGCGAAGTCTTCGCGCTGGCGCGGGCCACGGTCGTCACGGTCGCGGCTCCAGCGGCCCTGACCACCGCGTCCGCCGCCCTGGCCGCCCCGGTTGCCGTAGCCACCACGGCCGCCGCCCTGGTAGCCACCGCCCCGGTTGCCGTACCCGCCGTCTTCGCGGTCACGGTAGCCACGGCCACCCTGGTAGCCGCCGCCTTCGCGGCGCTCGCGGGTGGGCTGCTCGAACAGTTCGGGCAGTTCCTGGGCCACTTCCACGCCCACCTCGCCTTCCAGCGGGCTGGCGGCCATCAGCTTCTCCACGAACTCGCTGGGCACGTCGGCCACAGCGCCGCCGCGCCACTGGCGCACCTTGCCCAGGCGGCGGGTGTCAACGTCGGTGGTGCGGGCCAGCAGGGCCACGGCGCGCGCCACGCTCATGCGCTCGGCGTGCAGGATGATGG
Protein-coding sequences here:
- a CDS encoding antibiotic biosynthesis monooxygenase family protein encodes the protein MAQGGQLGEAQAPVLEIALLTIRRGLTPAFEEAFAEAQGIISAMPGYLRHSLQRCAEDDHRYALLVWWTTLEAHTIGFRGSPDYQQWRALLHHFYDPFPTVEHFTEVGL
- a CDS encoding phosphotyrosine protein phosphatase, producing the protein MVFLCTQNKLRSLTAEVLFRETGEWEVVSAGTHPAALTPLTRDLLEWADVAVCMQKQHRDVVRTQFRGALPDERVVTLGIPDNYEFMAPELVTLLQQKVPARLGTLTPRTAPAD